From a single Solanum dulcamara chromosome 4, daSolDulc1.2, whole genome shotgun sequence genomic region:
- the LOC129884164 gene encoding peroxidase 24-like has protein sequence MRTHLALSCLVFLCLVFLCLVLGGVAGGAGKVPRKNFYKRTSCPNAEQLIRDITWSKARNDATLGAKLLRVHYHDCFVRGCDASILLDKVGTDDSEKEARPNLSLGGFDVIDDIKRQVEAKCPGIVSCADILALAARDAVSFPFKTLMWEVETGRKDGNVSLASEVNGNLPSPFSDFATLKQIFANKRLNVDDLVALSGAHTIGVAHCGAFSRRLFNFTGKGDMDPSLNATYAESLKKLCPNPANPATTVEMDPLSSTSFDSNYFNILINQKKGLFQSDAALLNDKKSVIVIKKLQKDRVFFSEFARSMQKMGAIQVLAGNAGEIRKNCRVKN, from the exons atgagaacTCATTTAGCACTAAGTTGTCTTGTTTTTCTGTGTCTTGTTTTTCTGTGTCTTGTTCTTGGTGGAGTTGCTGGGGGTGCAGGAAAGGTACCACGTAAGAACTTCTATAAGAGAACTAGTTGTCCAAATGCTGAACAACTTATTAGAGATATCACTTGGAGCAAAGCTAGAAATGACGCTACCTTGGGTGCTAAATTGCTTCGAGTCCACTACCATGATTGTTTCGTTAGG GGGTGTGACGCATCCATATTGCTGGATAAAGTGGGAACGGATGATTCTGAGAAGGAGGCTAGGCCAAATCTCTCTTTGGGTGGTTTCGATGTAATTGATGATATCAAGCGACAAGTTGAGGCTAAATGTCCTGGCATTGTTTCTTGTGCTGACATTTTAGCTTTAGCTGCTCGTGATGCTGTTTCTTTTCCC TTTAAAACTTTAATGTGGGAAGTGGAGACGGGAAGAAAAGATGGAAATGTTTCCCTTGCAAGTGAAGTGAACGGAAACTTACCTTCACCATTCTCAGATTTTGCAACCCTTAAGCAAATCTTTGCAAACAAACGCCTAAATGTGGATGATCTCGTTGCACTATCAG GTGCTCACACAATTGGTGTTGCTCATTGTGGAGCATTCTCAAGAAGACTCTTTAATTTCACTGGCAAAGGTGACATGGATCCATCTCTCAATGCTACTTATGCTGAATCATTGAAGAAATTGTGCCCAAATCCAGCCAATCCAGCTACTACTGTGGAAATGGACCCTTTGAGCTCAACTTCATTTGATAGCAATTATTTCAACATCCTTATTAATCAGAAGAAAGGGTTGTTCCAATCTGATGCAGCCCTTCTCAATGACAAAAAATCAGTAATTGTCATCAAGAAATTGCAAAAAGATAGGGTTTTCTTTTCTGAGTTTGCAAGATCCATGCAGAAAATGGGAGCCATTCAAGTTCTCGCAGGAAATGCTGGAGAAATCAGAAAGAATTGCCGCGTCAAAAACTAa